A genomic stretch from Anser cygnoides isolate HZ-2024a breed goose chromosome 30, Taihu_goose_T2T_genome, whole genome shotgun sequence includes:
- the LOC136787743 gene encoding olfactory receptor 14C36-like yields MAYDRYMAICKPLHYGSLVGSRACAQMAAAAWGSGFLNAVLHTATTFSLPLCQGNAVDHFFCEIPQILKLSCSDAYLREAGLTAIGFCVGIGCFVFIVLSYVQIFRAVRKIPSEQGRHKAFSTCLPHMAVVSLFVSTSVFAYLKPPSISSPSRDLVLSFLYSVVPPAVNPLIYSMRNQELKHALKKLFQLSSRSN; encoded by the coding sequence atggcctacgaccgctacatggccatctgcaagcccctgcactacgggagcctcgtgggcagcagagcttgtgcccagatggcagcagctgcctggggcagtggctttctcaatgctgtcctgcacacggccactacattttccctgcccctctgccaaggcaatgctgtggaccacttcttctgtgaaatcccccagatcctcaagctctcctgctcagatgcctacctcagggaagctgGGCTTACTGCAATCGGCTTCTGTGTAGGTattggttgctttgttttcattgtgctgtcctatgtgcagatcttcagggccgtgcggaagatcccctctgagcagggccggcacaaagccttttccacgtgcctcccccacatggccgtggtctccctgtttgtaaGCACTTCcgtgtttgcctacctgaagcccccctccatctcctccccatccagGGACCTGGtgttgtcatttctgtactcggtggtgcctccagcagtgaacccgCTCATCTACAGtatgaggaaccaggagctcaagcatgcactgaaaaaactgtttcagttgtcttccagaagcaattag